The sequence AAGCAAATGGTAGTGCtccatatataaataaaaacttggAAACTAGAAAGCTTCATTACACAatcgaaaattttaatttttgcctAGAGTGAAAGGAGGAATTAGTATGATGATTCCTAGCCAGAACCATTCCATCTATGCCCGGTTTGATGGTTGACACTTGACGGCGGACGAGAGGGAAGCTACAGCCTCACTGACCGTCAAGTAAACACTATCTAGTCTCAGAATGTCACGGCCTTCATCCCACCGCTGCAGTTTTTCCATCACTTCACCCACCGGGTTCACCAACGCCATCTGTGGAACCATTTAAGTATCAAACTTTGTATCAGTAACAACAGACTTGAAAGAGATGaacaatatatatatgtgtacTTGCCTCAAGGCCCTTCTTTTCCAGTGCCTTCTTCAAGTCGCTAAAGATTGAGACTCCGCTGGTGTCTATGGTGCTCACAGCTGGAAATTATACGAATACATATATAAGAGCATGTTTATGTTatggttttaaactaacatgAGCATATCGAATAATACAACTCACCTGACAGGTCTAGGATCACAAATTGGAGGGATGAGTGCTTTTTCCCCTCCTCTTCTGCATCTTGTGCTTCATATTCTTCTACCCATCTCAAAATCCTTTCATTGAGGTAAGTGGTGTTTGCGAAGTTGATTGAAGCGTCAATGCTTAAAATGAGGAAGCCTGGAACTTTCATACCATCCTTGTAATGATGAATATTGCGATATATATCTGTCCCTGGTATATTCCCTAACATCCCTGTTCTTGGCCTAGTGACTTGCAGGAGGACCTTGAAAATGGAAATTCCTACCTGATCATCATCATAATGAGTATCAGCATCTCAACGaatgattaaataaagaaatcGAATGGTTTATTTCCTCTGCAAATGAAAGGAATTAGGAGAACTTACTGCAATGGCAAGACCCTGTTGGACAGAGATAAAGATGACACCCAAGAATGCACATAACAGCACAATGAAATCGAATTTATCAATCTTCCAAATTTGATAAGCAGCCGGGAGGTCGATGAGGCCCACCACCGCTGTGACTATGATCGCGCCCAGCACTACGTTTGGTGTGTATTGGAACAGAGGCATGAGGAAGAGGAGAGTCACCATGACAGTCACCGCCATTATTATATTAGAGGCTGCAGTTTTGGCTCCTGCATTGTGATTCACAGCAGACCGAGAGAAAGCACCTGCAAATTTAAACTTCAGTTAGAAACTCATGTTTTACTCTGCATCAACAATTGGGATCTCTCGTAATGCTTTGAACCTGTTGTGACGTAGCAGGAAGTAGAGGAGCCAACAATGTTCATCAGCCCAATCGCCATCATTTCCTTGTTCCCATCCACTTTGTAGCCCTTCAGAGCAGCAAAAGTCCTTCCCACTGCAATGCCTTCCTGTTTGAACCATCAGAAACCAATATAAGCCATGGCTGGTGTGGCTCAATATAACTACATTAGTTAAGCTAAATTTGCACAATCCAAAGCACTGGAAATTGCTTACAGTAAGGGAAATAATGCCAGTGACAAGGCCAGTTTTCATTACTAGTCCCAGGTAGCTTCCATGGAAATGCAACATGTTCCACGAGGGAGGGTTTAAACCTTCTTGTAATTTTCCAATCTGATGACAGACCCATAAAAAGTAATCAGTGAAAGGAGGATGAGGATTGAGAGCTGCATATGGTAATTACCACTTAGTGACAGACCGATCAGAAAACTTACTATGCTGATGCCATGATGTTGAGCTTTGAATGCGAAAACCAATAGGGTCGAGATGATGACAGAAGCAAGAGGAGCACCGGCTGAGACCCAGAACAGATTTGGTTTCTTCATGCTCTGCATTGCACACAACCCAATATCAATTTGGTATTCTCAAATACCATGGAAGCTTTAACTAGAATCCAAACCGACGGGTTTCATCAGACTAAGGAGTATGAATATTGTGGAGTCCTATACATGACGTGGTTGTGTGGCGTGAGGGCAGTATGCGTATGTCATCATAACCGTACACGATCATGCAACGGCTATGATCATCCAGAAACAAATCGGCTATTGgggatatatatatagaccGTAGGAGCACGTGTGTAGAGGACCATGGGTGTCCCACTGTCGgcaataaatattaaatagggAATAGATGAAGATGTTGTCATGAGGTCATGGGTTGTTTGATATGTTTGACCATGgttgaagagagagaaagagagagagaggagaaaggaATAACGTACAACGTGTCTTGCCAGCAGAAGCAGCGATAGGAAGCAGAACCCCATCACTATTGTTTGCCATGACCACTGCACATAACATCAATTTCGTTTTTTcagaaaatcaataaataaataaaatatttggtcTATGATTCATcactaattttgttttcttgttttactcCACCTAAAATTGGTTTCCCAATTTATGACAACCACGTCCACAAAATAATTCAATCAGTAACACTATGTATAAAATTACTGGGGAGaaggaacaaaataaaataaaatttcaaaaatcaatcataTGATAGAAAAtgtttaatgattatatttttgaataatatttaaaattaatgttgTTGTTTTAAGGTTTGGATGTTATGACATCACGTGAATGCACGGTAAAAGGTTTGGATGAGACcaatcattataaaaataacatctaATAAGTGGGTGGAATGGTCTAGTTGATGGGCTTAATGCCTTTTAAATCTTGTAGTGATTACCACTAGGATTTTCTATTTAgcttatgatttcttttttccttttatctatTCAACCCCTTATACGGTAAGAAGAGACCAGCAACACTGACATAAAAGGAAAAGTCAGGATTAAATGTGGGGGAATCATTGAGAGAGACAAACATATATTTCCCATCTTAGGATGTATAACGTTGCTTTTAGCAAGGCAAGTTACCTCAGCTGTGTTGTGGAACACAGAGCTCAGAACAGGAACCAAACCCATTTGTTTGGTGAAATGCGTAATGCCAAGGAGGGCTTTCAGCTGTTGCAGAGAGACTATAATAGCAGCTCCAGCCATGAATCCGATAAGAGTAGCCTTTGAaaggaaatcaataataaatccAAGTCTGCAGAAGCAACAGATATTCCCATGTATTAtctattttgatttatcttttaatcaataaaacGATGAGAGGAATATTAAAAGCTGTAGGAGTAAaggggaaagagaaaaaaatgaccTTAATATTCCAAGGGAAGCTTGAACAACACCAGCAAAAAAGGTTGAAGAAAAGGCTAGTTGAAGAAACAAGATTGGGTCTTTGGACGGAGAGACTTCCTGCCTAAGCATTGATCCCAGTATCAGAGAAGCAATAGAAACAGGACCCACTGCGAGATCCCTCGAGCTTCCTAGAGCCGCATATACAAGAGGAGGAACAAAGCTTGAATCTACATATTTGAATAAacaaataggagaaaaaaattcaatcagGTGATGACATGCTTTAAAaggtatgtatatatattaagaaaaaaggctttaaaaataggaaagcttaatttgaaagcaaaaagAGTGCTCACAGAGGCCAACTATGGGAGGTAGATTAGCAAGCTTAGCATAGCTGATTCCCTGACGAAGAACCCAAATTAAAGAAGTTGAGAAGTGAAATGAGTATGTATAAATTGATGAGAAGCATGAGAAGGAAATGAAATGTATGAGGAAAACCTGAGGAATGGCTAAGCTGGCAATGGTGAGGCCAGAAACGATGTCAGATTTGAAGAGTTTGAGACTGTAGTTGGGACCCCATTGAAGGATAGGAAAAACATACTGAGCTCCAAGTATCCACTTCCTCTTGGGTGGCTGTCCCTTGAATTGGCGCAAAGGGTCATCCGGGAAGAAGGTTTCCTTGAGCCTGGTCTTGAACTTCTGAAAGGTGCTCCTATGGGGTGGTGGAACCACCTTATGCACCTCCATGGTTATCTCCACGCAGTGAGAGTGCAAATTGCTCGCATTTGGCTCCATTGATGAGAGGATTATTGGTCTGGTGGGCTTGTATTATAGCCTCGTAGGCTTCTATTTTATCTAAGCCAGCTCCAGTCCCCACATCAATCAACTTCCCCAGAGACCGCAATAAAACAAAGGAGTACTTGTCTACAAGGTGGAACTCGTAAAGCTAAAGCGGAGCTAGTGGGAGCTACAAAAGAGAGACTGAATATTTATGGTGAGATGAGAACCTTATCGATTTGGCTTTGTGATTGAACCCACCCACTTTCGCACTGTAAAAAAGAAGACAATTATTATCGGTAtcaattaagttattttatctaTCTACTACAACAGTCGGAAGGAAATGAAGGCGGCAAACACCACGCCCATACACATAAAACAGCAGAGACGTAGAGAGACAGAGATAGGATGCTGAAGGTACATTAACGAGTGTGCCATCAAAATGGCAATTGGGCACGTGCAGATGGAAGTTAATATGGAATATTATGAAGAATATTCggcttcttcttcacttctctcACTCATGGATGGTGCACTTCTCTAAGCTGGTTatgaatttgataaatatatatagatacaAAGTGTTTAATACATTTCAGACGCATGGAGGGGAGGGAAGAAGAGAGATAAATAACTCACCAGCTTATGAATTATGATACAGCTAGCGGTTGGCCAAAGGCACCCACTTCAATCAGTGGGCTCTATCCAATCAAATGGCAGCTTTACTAGGCAATGATGGCAGTCCGATACGCTGACCATCTCTGTTCTCTGTCCTGGATTCAAATTTATGGCCTTAAGTAACGTTTTCGGAAATAAGATCATAGCCGATTTATTAATTTCccatcttaaaattttgaatttttctactTGGATTATTTGATGTTTTGTTGGAGAGGCTTCAATGTATCGTGGTGGGCAGAGGAGGGTGAGGGAGGAGGTGGGCAGCGAGCTGCCTGAACCTCCACACCGAATCATGGTGATGGGTCGTAATGCCACGTGGCAGTGAACAGTGTCATAAGATGTGGATGGGTTTCACGCGCGTATGGAAGGTGCGTTGAAATAACGCTTTGTAATAAGGATGGGTAGCTTTTTTGGAATGATTGGAGGTCGATATAATTAAGAAGGGTCtagtcatgaaaaaaaatgtggatTGATCTAATCCTAAACATGGGTTGTGTGAGTGGAGGCTTCACATCTCCCTCCTATGCTTCTTCTTTTAGCCATCGTTTCTttccccacttttttttttttttttttatatttataatattatcctaaaaaaaataaagaataaataagtatccaaaatttttttttcatgatttgtaAGTTTAaagttttccttttgatttttaccatattaataaaaaaaattgagatataaaaatgttatacaaatttattatttattcaaggtttattttaatattaaattaaaagtaaatcctttatatttaataaacattttatgaatcatcaaaattttaatacatatataCGATTTAGGAATGACAACAAGATAGGTTCAGGATGAGTTACCTTCATCCATCCTAATTCCGTCcattacctaaaaaaaaattaaatggcaCGAGAGAAGTATAGAAAATTCTCATACTTAgtcctatttatttttatatatttttatcattacctaaaaaaattaaatggcaTGGGAGATGTATAGAAAATTCTCATACTTACCTGTtccattttatcttatttaaaatttaaaaattatttaaaataaatataatttataaataaaaatgtattataaatttttataatttatttttatgaaatataatattttatttatgtttaaaaagttgagaaatggaaaaaaaaaattaaattatatataatcgaGGGATAAGTTGAgataaaattattcttgaacTTGCTCTAAACTTgtcctaaatttttaaaaactttctaaatccatttatttttatctaaaaccATTTCACTTAAGGGTAAAGTAAAGTAGGCGTATGAAAAAATTCATCCCATTACCATCCCCAATATAATCCAATATAAGTTAATGTTTATACATAACTCTTGTACTATATGCATTAACTA is a genomic window of Vitis riparia cultivar Riparia Gloire de Montpellier isolate 1030 chromosome 1, EGFV_Vit.rip_1.0, whole genome shotgun sequence containing:
- the LOC117916896 gene encoding probable sulfate transporter 3.3, giving the protein MEPNASNLHSHCVEITMEVHKVVPPPHRSTFQKFKTRLKETFFPDDPLRQFKGQPPKRKWILGAQYVFPILQWGPNYSLKLFKSDIVSGLTIASLAIPQGISYAKLANLPPIVGLYSSFVPPLVYAALGSSRDLAVGPVSIASLILGSMLRQEVSPSKDPILFLQLAFSSTFFAGVVQASLGILRLGFIIDFLSKATLIGFMAGAAIIVSLQQLKALLGITHFTKQMGLVPVLSSVFHNTAEWSWQTIVMGFCFLSLLLLARHVSMKKPNLFWVSAGAPLASVIISTLLVFAFKAQHHGISIIGKLQEGLNPPSWNMLHFHGSYLGLVMKTGLVTGIISLTEGIAVGRTFAALKGYKVDGNKEMMAIGLMNIVGSSTSCYVTTGAFSRSAVNHNAGAKTAASNIIMAVTVMVTLLFLMPLFQYTPNVVLGAIIVTAVVGLIDLPAAYQIWKIDKFDFIVLLCAFLGVIFISVQQGLAIAVGISIFKVLLQVTRPRTGMLGNIPGTDIYRNIHHYKDGMKVPGFLILSIDASINFANTTYLNERILRWVEEYEAQDAEEEGKKHSSLQFVILDLSAVSTIDTSGVSIFSDLKKALEKKGLEMALVNPVGEVMEKLQRWDEGRDILRLDSVYLTVSEAVASLSSAVKCQPSNRA